From Treponema rectale, one genomic window encodes:
- a CDS encoding DUF1015 domain-containing protein, with amino-acid sequence MKNFEEFGVKVPEILLPKNKDLSSWSVIACDQYTQDEEYWKRVENAVSGKPSALNLILPEVYLSSPDRQKRIEKIRSTMKDYINGDVFDEGDECFIYVERKTGYGRIRHGLVCAIDLDCYEWKPFSKALIRATEATIVDRIPPRKEIRKNAPLELPHIMLLVNDPEHILVEAAGKEAKESEPVYDGDLMLDSGHITGWKIKDKNLDKVHEALESLKKAGTQKDSSVFLFAVGDGNHSLATAKAVWDEYRQECMKAGVPESEINKSPVRYALVEIVNIYDTGLTFEPIHRVLFNVSAEELCTAVKSSLGGTVIHCNDGAELEKKVRESKAGFGFVSCSEGRDSYIFLDTSVTELAVSRFQPVVDEFIASKKAAGFNVDIDYIHGSDEVFRLGKKADTVSVLLPPVAKDTFFATIGTTGPLPRKSFSMGEASEKRFYLECRRLFS; translated from the coding sequence ATGAAAAATTTTGAAGAATTCGGCGTAAAAGTTCCTGAGATTCTCCTTCCTAAAAATAAGGACCTCAGTTCATGGAGTGTGATTGCCTGTGATCAGTATACACAGGATGAAGAATACTGGAAGCGGGTTGAAAATGCTGTTTCAGGAAAACCTTCTGCTCTGAATCTTATTCTTCCTGAAGTATATCTTTCTTCTCCTGACAGACAGAAAAGAATAGAAAAAATCCGTTCAACAATGAAAGACTACATTAACGGTGATGTGTTCGATGAAGGGGATGAATGTTTCATTTATGTAGAGCGCAAAACCGGTTACGGAAGAATCAGGCACGGTCTTGTATGTGCGATAGATCTTGACTGTTATGAATGGAAACCTTTCAGTAAAGCCCTTATCCGTGCAACAGAGGCTACTATCGTAGACCGTATTCCGCCAAGAAAAGAAATAAGAAAAAATGCACCTCTGGAACTTCCTCATATAATGCTTCTTGTTAATGATCCTGAGCACATTCTTGTAGAAGCTGCAGGTAAAGAAGCAAAAGAATCAGAACCTGTTTATGACGGCGACCTTATGCTTGATTCCGGTCATATTACCGGATGGAAAATTAAGGATAAGAATCTTGATAAAGTTCATGAAGCCCTTGAGTCATTAAAAAAAGCCGGTACTCAGAAAGATTCAAGCGTATTCCTCTTTGCTGTGGGAGACGGAAATCATTCTCTTGCCACTGCAAAGGCTGTATGGGATGAATACAGGCAGGAATGCATGAAGGCTGGTGTTCCGGAAAGCGAAATAAATAAAAGCCCGGTTCGCTATGCTCTTGTAGAAATTGTAAACATTTATGATACAGGACTTACGTTTGAACCTATTCACCGCGTTCTGTTTAATGTATCTGCAGAGGAACTTTGTACTGCAGTAAAGTCTTCTTTAGGCGGAACTGTCATTCACTGTAATGACGGTGCTGAACTTGAGAAGAAGGTTCGTGAATCTAAAGCTGGTTTCGGTTTTGTCAGCTGCAGTGAGGGAAGGGACAGTTATATTTTCCTTGATACTTCTGTAACGGAACTTGCGGTAAGCCGCTTCCAGCCTGTTGTAGATGAATTTATTGCTTCAAAGAAAGCTGCCGGTTTTAATGTAGACATTGACTATATTCACGGAAGTGACGAAGTATTCCGTCTTGGAAAGAAGGCAGATACCGTATCAGTTCTTCTTCCTCCTGTAGCTAAAGATACATTCTTTGCCACAATAGGAACTACCGGACCTCTTCCGAGAAAAAGCTTCAGTATGGGTGAAGCAAGTGAAAAACGTTTTTACCTTGAATGCCGCAGGCTTTTCTCTTAG
- the recQ gene encoding DNA helicase RecQ yields MDDFQYNCLLETFRKISRQAGLFFMDTASDTQPDSELLRKAAAVLKTTFGYESFRPLQKNVISNILEGRDTLAVMPTGGGKSLCYQIPALIYGGLTVVISPLIALMQDQVSQLKELGIKAAFLNSSQDYDEYVKTCSRIKKGELSLLYVAPERFSSEKMQELLHSSSKEINCITIDEAHCISEWGHDFRPDYLEIAKIRKQFPKAVCLALTATATARVRQDIVRLLELDNPEILISSFNRKNIYLEVRRKINALEQTVTYIREHEGQSGIIYCFSRKQVEDLCEKLNASGITASCYHGGMSDAQRTASQEDFIRDKVNVMVATVAFGMGINKPDVRYVIHYDMPRSIEQYYQEIGRAGRDGLPSSALLLFSQGDVHKIRWFMEENSSSEGSEELLKTMIRFAESRTCRRKILMEYFGESYIPEEENKCCCDICTEGPGEEKNVTEPAWKFLSCILRTGERFGTGYITDVLTGSKNQRIYENGHNRISTYGIGRELSRNDWNELASCLIERGYVFRSSEYQVLYVTEEGRAALKNRDEIFLPVHFSGEKKIPKNKFILIKKPSSEFKTDDEESLLIEQELRKWRKKVAEELNVPPYVIFGDRTLFSIAENKPKKEAELLNCYGIGKSKTEKFGWNILRIVKNSLKNSSAN; encoded by the coding sequence ATGGATGATTTTCAATATAATTGTCTTCTGGAAACATTCAGAAAGATTTCAAGACAGGCAGGATTATTTTTTATGGATACAGCTTCCGACACACAGCCGGATTCAGAACTTCTGAGAAAAGCAGCAGCAGTTTTAAAAACAACATTCGGATACGAATCATTCAGGCCGCTTCAAAAAAACGTCATCTCAAACATTCTCGAAGGAAGGGATACTCTTGCCGTAATGCCTACAGGAGGAGGCAAATCCCTGTGCTATCAGATTCCGGCTCTGATATACGGAGGGCTGACAGTTGTAATTTCTCCCCTTATAGCACTGATGCAGGATCAGGTTTCTCAGCTGAAAGAACTTGGAATAAAAGCCGCATTTCTTAACTCCAGTCAGGATTACGATGAATATGTAAAGACCTGTTCCAGAATAAAAAAAGGAGAACTTTCCCTTTTATATGTTGCACCGGAACGGTTTTCCAGTGAAAAAATGCAGGAACTTCTGCACTCCAGTTCAAAGGAAATAAACTGCATTACCATTGATGAAGCACACTGCATCTCTGAATGGGGACACGACTTCAGGCCTGACTATCTTGAAATAGCAAAAATAAGAAAACAGTTTCCAAAAGCAGTCTGTCTGGCCCTGACTGCAACGGCTACAGCCCGGGTACGTCAGGATATCGTAAGGCTTCTTGAGCTGGATAATCCGGAGATACTCATATCTTCCTTCAACAGAAAAAACATTTACCTTGAAGTCCGGCGTAAAATAAATGCCCTTGAGCAGACGGTTACGTACATAAGGGAGCACGAAGGACAGAGCGGAATAATTTACTGTTTTTCAAGAAAGCAGGTGGAAGACCTTTGTGAAAAACTGAACGCCTCAGGAATCACTGCCTCCTGCTACCACGGCGGTATGAGTGATGCACAGAGAACTGCAAGTCAGGAAGATTTCATCAGGGATAAAGTAAATGTAATGGTTGCTACCGTAGCCTTCGGAATGGGAATAAACAAACCGGATGTCCGCTACGTAATTCATTATGACATGCCCCGGTCCATCGAACAGTATTATCAGGAAATAGGAAGAGCCGGAAGGGACGGATTGCCTTCATCAGCCCTTCTTCTCTTCAGTCAGGGAGACGTTCATAAAATACGCTGGTTTATGGAAGAAAACTCATCGTCAGAAGGAAGCGAAGAACTTCTCAAAACGATGATACGCTTTGCAGAAAGCAGAACCTGCCGCCGGAAGATACTGATGGAATACTTCGGAGAAAGCTACATTCCGGAAGAAGAAAATAAATGCTGCTGCGACATATGCACGGAAGGTCCGGGAGAAGAAAAAAACGTTACGGAACCTGCCTGGAAATTTCTTTCATGCATTCTCCGCACGGGGGAGCGTTTTGGAACAGGATATATAACAGACGTGCTTACCGGGTCCAAAAACCAGCGCATCTATGAAAACGGACACAACAGAATTTCTACCTACGGAATCGGAAGGGAATTAAGCCGGAATGACTGGAATGAACTGGCCTCCTGTCTTATAGAAAGAGGATATGTTTTCAGATCCAGTGAATATCAGGTACTTTATGTTACGGAAGAAGGACGGGCAGCCTTAAAAAACAGAGATGAAATTTTTCTGCCGGTACACTTTTCCGGAGAGAAGAAAATTCCTAAAAACAAATTCATACTCATTAAAAAACCGTCTTCAGAGTTTAAAACCGATGATGAAGAAAGCCTCCTCATTGAACAGGAACTCAGAAAATGGAGAAAAAAAGTTGCGGAAGAACTTAATGTTCCGCCCTATGTAATATTCGGAGACAGAACATTATTTTCAATTGCAGAAAACAAGCCGAAAAAAGAAGCCGAACTTCTGAACTGCTATGGAATCGGAAAAAGCAAGACAGAAAAGTTCGGCTGGAATATTCTCAGAATAGTAAAAAACTCTCTGAAAAACAGTTCTGCGAATTAG
- a CDS encoding YifB family Mg chelatase-like AAA ATPase, whose protein sequence is MESEICIYTFSPFGFEGSLVTVEVDLRRGIPAVDIVGLADGAVRESRERMRSAVINSGFDFPCERVLISLSPSDLKKEGAGFDLPLALAVLIQSKKNDFKFIEENIMVMGELELNGNLRPVRAVHAAAATAASSGIKMCIVPYENAEEARAAGNMKVFGAKNLTEAFSALSNAELFSSKKQIRNLNSLLVSEEGMIEKHGILFAPVEKGFEYGEIKNQKELIRAVQIAAAGGHNLLAYGAPGCGKTLSLQKFSALLPLLTPEESASVTRIHSIAGLLSKGSSIIRKPVFRQPHQTASIEGMCGGGSQCRPGEISLAHNGVLFLDEASEFKSSVLQMLRVPLESRTITISRAGRTTVYPADFQLLMSANPCPCGNFGSKEKICLCSARSVEQYWKKFSAPLLDRVDIRIRVDPERQSSGPSRTTDELREEIALAVSIQRQRQGKRNSRLLPSDIEKICITDNEAKKLLDEAAEKYEFSPRAAAGCLKVSRTIADMKGLKTINGECMKEAVLLRKNENLIAGML, encoded by the coding sequence ATGGAATCAGAAATATGCATTTATACTTTTTCTCCATTCGGATTTGAAGGTTCACTTGTTACAGTTGAAGTCGACTTGCGCCGGGGAATACCGGCTGTTGACATTGTGGGGCTGGCAGACGGAGCCGTCCGGGAATCAAGAGAAAGAATGAGGAGTGCTGTCATCAACTCAGGGTTTGATTTTCCCTGTGAACGGGTTCTCATAAGTCTTTCGCCCTCTGATCTGAAAAAAGAAGGTGCAGGTTTTGATCTTCCGCTTGCACTGGCTGTTCTCATTCAGAGTAAAAAAAATGATTTCAAATTTATAGAAGAAAACATTATGGTCATGGGGGAACTGGAACTTAACGGAAATCTCAGACCCGTAAGGGCCGTACATGCAGCTGCAGCCACGGCAGCTTCTTCAGGAATAAAAATGTGCATAGTTCCCTATGAAAACGCAGAAGAAGCAAGAGCTGCAGGCAACATGAAAGTATTCGGTGCAAAAAATCTTACTGAAGCTTTCAGCGCATTGAGTAATGCAGAACTTTTCAGTTCAAAAAAACAGATCAGAAACCTTAATTCACTTCTTGTTTCTGAAGAAGGAATGATAGAAAAGCACGGCATTCTTTTTGCACCGGTAGAAAAGGGATTTGAATACGGAGAAATAAAAAACCAGAAAGAACTCATAAGAGCCGTACAGATTGCTGCCGCAGGAGGACACAATCTTCTTGCCTATGGAGCACCAGGCTGCGGAAAAACCCTTTCGCTGCAAAAGTTCAGTGCCCTGCTGCCCCTCCTTACTCCTGAAGAATCAGCCTCTGTAACGAGAATCCATTCCATTGCGGGACTGCTGAGTAAAGGCAGTTCGATAATAAGAAAACCTGTATTCCGTCAGCCTCATCAGACTGCAAGCATAGAAGGAATGTGCGGAGGAGGAAGCCAGTGCAGACCTGGAGAAATTTCTCTGGCTCATAACGGAGTACTTTTTCTTGATGAAGCTTCTGAATTCAAGTCATCCGTATTACAGATGCTCAGGGTACCTCTTGAGAGCAGAACCATAACTATCAGCAGAGCAGGAAGAACGACAGTTTACCCGGCCGACTTTCAGCTTCTGATGTCTGCAAATCCATGCCCCTGCGGGAATTTTGGCTCTAAAGAAAAAATATGTCTGTGCTCTGCCCGTTCCGTAGAACAGTACTGGAAGAAATTTTCCGCACCCCTTCTTGACCGGGTAGACATACGGATTAGAGTCGATCCGGAAAGACAAAGTTCCGGACCTTCAAGAACAACCGATGAACTAAGGGAAGAAATCGCACTGGCCGTAAGCATACAGCGGCAGCGGCAGGGAAAAAGAAACAGCAGGCTGCTGCCTTCCGACATCGAAAAAATCTGCATAACTGACAATGAAGCAAAAAAACTCCTTGACGAGGCAGCTGAAAAATATGAGTTCTCTCCAAGAGCCGCTGCGGGCTGCCTTAAAGTTTCAAGGACAATAGCAGACATGAAAGGGCTTAAGACAATAAACGGAGAATGTATGAAAGAAGCCGTCCTGCTTCGAAAAAATGAAAACCTTATTGCAGGAATGCTGTAA
- the earP gene encoding elongation factor P maturation arginine rhamnosyltransferase EarP — translation MKKILLLCRVVDNYGDIGFVYRLSRSLSELYPEDYELTLAVSNLDSFSKLCPSVSPDKSIQKCCGWNILDWNASEKASGFISKNFPDVILECFQCGRPEWLDELLFDSENRKCLIVNVEYLTAEEWADDFHLLKSGTRSSSVKKINFMPGFTDKTGGLVLDSSFTENLSSASAALNKIEGLIPQESFSAIKTSSDFNVLVFNYKRDFSVLAAALEKFSAVIKKNVRIFAAPGLSFDSVVEAAAGLSHVKIQKLPYMCQTSWDALLCLMDFNFIRGEDSFSRAALCGKPFVWDIYPQEGQFHLVKLEAFLLRLKPYFSDGQLFKRFRRFVLGYNLKLHDEICSEALDAVTPEEYKCLEDKDFAVNELLYLFDEYSALKDAFSEFAGAAVSNGNLTVHLNEVLKNYF, via the coding sequence ATGAAAAAAATACTTCTTCTGTGCCGGGTTGTAGATAATTACGGTGACATAGGTTTTGTATACAGACTGTCCAGATCACTTTCAGAACTGTATCCTGAAGATTATGAACTTACTCTTGCGGTAAGCAATCTTGATTCCTTTTCAAAACTTTGTCCTTCCGTATCTCCTGATAAAAGCATTCAGAAATGCTGCGGCTGGAATATACTTGACTGGAATGCCTCAGAAAAAGCATCCGGCTTTATCAGTAAAAATTTTCCCGATGTTATTCTTGAATGTTTTCAGTGCGGACGTCCTGAGTGGCTTGATGAGCTTCTCTTTGATTCAGAAAACAGAAAATGCCTTATCGTAAACGTTGAGTATCTGACGGCAGAAGAGTGGGCTGATGATTTTCATCTGCTTAAAAGCGGAACAAGAAGCAGTTCCGTAAAGAAAATAAATTTCATGCCTGGCTTTACTGATAAAACAGGGGGACTTGTACTGGATTCTTCATTTACTGAAAACCTCAGCTCTGCATCTGCTGCCTTAAATAAAATTGAAGGACTTATTCCTCAAGAGTCCTTCAGTGCAATAAAAACTTCTTCAGATTTTAATGTGCTTGTCTTTAACTATAAAAGAGATTTTTCCGTTCTTGCCGCTGCCCTTGAAAAGTTTTCTGCAGTGATAAAAAAGAATGTAAGGATTTTTGCAGCTCCCGGACTTAGTTTTGATTCTGTCGTGGAAGCTGCCGCGGGGTTAAGTCACGTAAAGATTCAGAAACTTCCATATATGTGTCAGACTTCCTGGGATGCCCTTTTATGTCTCATGGATTTTAATTTCATCAGGGGGGAAGATTCTTTCAGCAGGGCAGCTTTATGCGGAAAACCTTTTGTCTGGGACATCTATCCTCAGGAAGGACAGTTTCATCTTGTAAAACTGGAAGCCTTTCTTTTAAGGTTAAAGCCTTATTTTTCAGACGGACAGCTTTTTAAGCGGTTCAGAAGATTTGTACTGGGCTATAATCTTAAGCTTCATGATGAGATTTGCAGTGAAGCTCTTGATGCAGTTACTCCTGAGGAATATAAATGCCTTGAAGACAAAGACTTTGCTGTAAATGAACTTCTTTATCTTTTTGATGAATATTCAGCTTTGAAGGATGCTTTTTCTGAATTTGCCGGAGCTGCTGTTTCCAACGGAAATCTCACCGTACATCTTAATGAAGTGTTGAAAAATTACTTCTAA
- the efp gene encoding elongation factor P, which yields MITTNEIRVGSAFMFEGSPFIVQRMLGQKSGRAGITVKLRVKNIVTGGTQDLGLDAGEKFDEVDLEEKKVKLSYIDGDDYHFMDQETYDDISLSKEDLGDNAGYVSPDDDYEVSITFYEGKAVGVNPPIKVTRTITYCEPGIKGDTSGKSLKPATLDTGIEVKVPLFCNTDDRIVIDTRDGSFVERAKD from the coding sequence ATGATTACAACAAATGAAATCAGAGTAGGCTCGGCTTTCATGTTCGAAGGCTCACCTTTTATCGTTCAGCGTATGCTCGGACAGAAATCAGGTCGTGCAGGTATCACTGTAAAACTTCGTGTAAAGAATATTGTTACAGGCGGAACACAGGACCTTGGTCTTGACGCCGGAGAAAAATTTGATGAAGTAGACCTTGAAGAAAAGAAAGTTAAGCTTTCATATATTGATGGTGACGACTATCACTTCATGGATCAGGAAACATATGATGACATTTCTCTTTCTAAGGAAGACCTTGGAGACAATGCCGGTTATGTTTCTCCTGATGATGATTATGAAGTTTCAATTACTTTCTATGAAGGAAAAGCAGTTGGTGTTAATCCTCCAATTAAAGTAACACGCACAATTACTTATTGTGAACCTGGAATTAAGGGAGATACTTCTGGAAAATCCCTTAAGCCTGCTACTCTCGATACTGGTATCGAAGTAAAGGTTCCATTGTTCTGCAATACAGACGACCGCATCGTTATCGATACACGTGACGGTTCATTTGTAGAACGTGCAAAGGACTAA
- a CDS encoding SDR family oxidoreductase has translation MKNYFDLTGQVAVVTGCSTGLGVQMAKALANQGAKIVAMARRKDKIEAVAKEIADTYKVETLAVQCDITDTDRVNAAVDEVLAKFGRIDIVINNAGTGAVAPAEDITDDQFNGEMNVDLFGTFKVARAVAKKAMIPAKYGRVINIASMYGLVGNKIAGSAPYHAAKGGVVNLTRALAAEWGKYNITVNSICPGYFYTPLTKETLDSDFFQQNAKTMIPMERYGNEGELDSAAVFLASPASTYVTGVNLPVDGGYTCM, from the coding sequence ATGAAAAATTATTTTGATTTGACCGGACAAGTTGCTGTAGTAACAGGCTGTTCTACAGGTCTTGGCGTTCAGATGGCAAAAGCACTTGCAAATCAGGGGGCTAAAATCGTTGCAATGGCACGCAGAAAGGATAAGATTGAAGCTGTAGCAAAAGAAATTGCTGATACATACAAAGTTGAAACCCTTGCCGTTCAGTGTGATATTACTGATACAGACAGGGTTAATGCTGCTGTAGATGAAGTTCTTGCTAAATTCGGTCGCATTGATATTGTTATCAACAATGCAGGAACCGGTGCTGTTGCTCCTGCAGAAGACATTACTGATGACCAGTTCAATGGAGAAATGAATGTTGATCTTTTCGGAACCTTCAAGGTTGCCCGTGCAGTTGCAAAGAAAGCAATGATTCCTGCAAAGTACGGCCGCGTAATCAATATCGCTTCAATGTATGGTCTTGTAGGAAACAAGATTGCAGGTTCAGCTCCATATCATGCAGCAAAAGGCGGTGTTGTAAACCTTACCCGTGCCCTTGCAGCAGAATGGGGTAAATACAATATTACTGTAAACTCAATCTGCCCTGGATATTTTTACACACCTCTTACAAAAGAAACTCTTGATTCAGATTTCTTCCAGCAGAATGCAAAGACAATGATTCCTATGGAACGCTATGGAAACGAAGGTGAACTTGACAGTGCCGCAGTATTCCTTGCAAGTCCGGCTTCAACTTATGTTACAGGCGTAAATCTTCCGGTAGACGGCGGATATACCTGCATGTAA
- a CDS encoding Dabb family protein, producing MKHCIIVKFNPDISMKIENSFIMQIKKLFDECLEIEGIHSVKVFRNCNNMDGRSDIMIQIDMDKSALDAYDKSDAHLMWKAEYGRFIASKSVIDYEEEKPVNPKH from the coding sequence ATGAAGCACTGTATAATTGTAAAATTCAATCCGGATATTTCGATGAAGATAGAAAATTCCTTCATCATGCAGATAAAAAAGCTTTTTGATGAATGTCTTGAAATTGAAGGCATTCATTCCGTAAAGGTGTTCCGCAACTGTAATAATATGGACGGCAGGTCTGATATTATGATTCAGATTGATATGGATAAGTCGGCTCTGGACGCTTATGACAAAAGTGATGCCCATCTTATGTGGAAGGCAGAATACGGAAGGTTCATAGCATCAAAGTCTGTAATTGATTATGAAGAGGAAAAGCCTGTAAATCCGAAGCACTGA
- the ychF gene encoding redox-regulated ATPase YchF, whose protein sequence is MKLTCGIVGLPNVGKSTIFSALTKAPAEAANYPFCTIDPNTGVVDLPDERLDFMASVFQPKKKIPASVDFVDIAGLIKGASKGEGLGNQFLANIRETAVIAHVVRCFDNPDIQHVREDAKTDAPIDPESDILTIDFELAQADLDTINKRAEKITKQIRALGKDEEKRLAPYFSAVEKIKPLLTEGKCARMADLTDEEKTAVYDLHLLTIKPQVFVCNIDEDTISEGTNKYVETVKKIADETKSEVIVICGKFESDLSDITDENDRKEFMDAVGLKESGLSVLARHVYHLMGLRTFFTGGPDECRAWTIHAGDKAPQAAGVIHTDFEKGFIKAEAYTVDDLRQYGSEAEIKAAGKYRQEGKDYVVQDGDVLFFKFNVTK, encoded by the coding sequence ATGAAACTTACTTGTGGTATTGTTGGACTTCCTAATGTAGGAAAGTCTACTATTTTTAGTGCGCTTACAAAGGCTCCGGCTGAAGCTGCAAATTATCCTTTCTGTACGATTGATCCTAATACAGGCGTTGTTGATCTTCCGGATGAACGTCTTGATTTTATGGCAAGTGTTTTTCAGCCTAAGAAGAAGATTCCTGCATCCGTTGATTTTGTTGATATCGCAGGACTTATAAAAGGTGCTTCAAAGGGAGAAGGTCTTGGAAACCAGTTCCTTGCTAATATTCGTGAAACTGCAGTAATTGCTCATGTAGTACGCTGTTTTGATAATCCTGACATTCAGCATGTTCGTGAGGATGCAAAAACAGATGCTCCTATTGATCCTGAAAGCGATATTCTTACTATTGACTTTGAGCTTGCACAGGCTGATCTTGATACAATCAACAAGCGTGCAGAAAAAATTACTAAACAGATTCGTGCCCTGGGAAAAGATGAAGAAAAACGTCTTGCACCTTATTTCAGTGCAGTAGAAAAAATAAAGCCTCTCCTTACGGAAGGTAAGTGTGCCCGCATGGCAGATCTTACTGATGAAGAAAAAACTGCTGTATATGACCTTCATCTTCTGACAATCAAGCCTCAGGTATTTGTATGCAATATTGATGAAGACACTATTTCTGAAGGAACAAACAAGTATGTAGAAACCGTAAAAAAGATTGCTGATGAGACAAAATCAGAAGTAATCGTTATCTGCGGAAAGTTTGAGTCAGACCTTTCAGATATTACTGATGAAAATGACCGCAAGGAATTTATGGATGCCGTTGGACTTAAAGAAAGCGGACTTTCTGTACTTGCACGCCATGTATATCATCTTATGGGCCTCAGGACTTTCTTTACAGGCGGACCGGATGAATGCCGTGCATGGACCATTCATGCCGGAGACAAGGCTCCCCAGGCTGCAGGTGTAATTCATACAGACTTTGAGAAAGGATTCATTAAGGCAGAAGCTTATACAGTTGACGATCTCCGTCAGTACGGAAGTGAGGCTGAGATTAAGGCTGCAGGCAAGTACCGTCAGGAAGGAAAGGACTATGTGGTTCAGGACGGCGATGTCCTCTTCTTTAAGTTTAACGTAACGAAATAA
- a CDS encoding DUF3793 family protein, translated as MSFDKVVLHLASPALCGIKPSCLFSMDEQTCRREFSRIKEWNKKLSEVGRRLVVLKTLCTFLIFAYDEKLLEKTVCNLNCIKYLESKDYPVTEGTEKLLHELFRRLCSNSSKGFPHEVGLFLGYPLEDVLAFERYGGRGCKYTGCWSVYGDVESACRKMNEYKRCSSECCELFDKGYNVVDISTKYKTNILKEVC; from the coding sequence ATGAGTTTTGATAAAGTGGTATTGCATCTTGCTTCTCCTGCCCTCTGCGGAATAAAACCCTCCTGCCTGTTTTCCATGGATGAACAGACCTGCCGGCGGGAGTTTTCAAGAATAAAAGAATGGAATAAAAAACTTTCTGAAGTGGGAAGACGTCTTGTTGTTCTTAAGACTTTGTGTACTTTCCTGATTTTTGCTTATGATGAAAAACTTCTTGAAAAAACTGTATGTAATTTGAACTGCATTAAATATCTTGAATCAAAAGATTATCCTGTAACTGAAGGAACGGAAAAACTTCTCCATGAACTGTTCAGACGGCTCTGCAGTAATTCTTCAAAGGGGTTTCCTCATGAAGTAGGACTGTTTCTCGGGTATCCTCTGGAAGACGTCCTTGCCTTTGAGCGTTACGGCGGAAGGGGATGCAAGTATACCGGCTGCTGGTCAGTTTATGGAGATGTTGAGAGCGCCTGCCGGAAAATGAATGAATATAAAAGATGTTCCTCTGAATGCTGTGAACTTTTTGATAAGGGTTATAACGTGGTGGATATCAGCACGAAATATAAGACAAACATATTGAAGGAGGTTTGCTGA
- a CDS encoding flavodoxin: MKKAVIYASTTGNTEAMANAVAEGVKESGAELVFAQASEADAAEVASCDVIILGSPAMGDEVLEDSMEDFYAGLEPSLSSKKVAVFGSYDWGDGQWLRTWTERLSAAGAVVLNGEGLKAQLTPDEAALAECKELGKIS; this comes from the coding sequence ATGAAAAAAGCAGTCATTTATGCAAGCACTACAGGTAACACTGAAGCTATGGCAAATGCCGTTGCAGAGGGTGTAAAAGAAAGCGGCGCAGAACTTGTTTTTGCACAGGCTTCAGAGGCAGATGCGGCAGAAGTTGCATCCTGTGATGTAATAATTCTGGGAAGTCCTGCAATGGGTGATGAAGTTCTGGAAGACTCTATGGAAGATTTTTATGCCGGACTTGAACCGTCACTTTCTTCAAAGAAAGTTGCAGTATTCGGAAGCTATGACTGGGGTGACGGTCAGTGGCTCAGAACCTGGACTGAACGTCTTTCTGCAGCCGGTGCAGTTGTTCTTAACGGAGAAGGTTTGAAAGCACAGCTTACTCCAGATGAAGCTGCTCTTGCAGAGTGTAAGGAACTGGGAAAAATCAGCTGA